One genomic region from Amia ocellicauda isolate fAmiCal2 chromosome 4, fAmiCal2.hap1, whole genome shotgun sequence encodes:
- the adrm1 gene encoding proteasomal ubiquitin receptor ADRM1 — translation MSSGALFPSLVSGSRGSSSKYLVEFRAGKMTLKGSTVTPDKRKGLVYIQQTDDSLIHFCWKDRTSGNVDDDLIIFPDDCEFKRVSQCTTGRVYVLKFKAGSKRLFFWMQEPKSDKDEEYCRKVNEYLNNPPMPGALGSSGSGGHELSALGGEGGLQSLLGNMSHNQLMQLIGPTGLGGLGGLGALAGPGLASLLGSGGPPTSSSSSSSRSQSAAVTPSSTSSTTRLSSAQAPTPITPVATTTASPTVTPTTPAASSTTAIPPAAATASSPTQPIQLSDLQSILATMNVPPMAAGGQGVDLASVLTPEIMAPILANAEVQQRLLPYLPSGESLPQTADEIQNTLTSPQFQQAMSMFSTALASGQLGPLMNQFGLPTEAVDAANKGDVEAFAKAMEGDGKTDKKEGDAKDKKDDEEDMSLD, via the exons ATGTCCTCTGGAGCACTGTTTCCCAGCCTGGTGTCGGGCTCCCGCGGCTCCTCCAGTAAGTACCTGGTGGAGTTCAGGGCTGGGAAGATGACCCTGAAGGGCAGCACCGTGACTCCCGACAAGCGCAAAGGCCTCGTCTACATCCAGCAAACTGACGACTCCCTGATCCATTTCTGCTGGAAGGACAGGACCTCTGGCAATGTGGATGAT GACCTCATAATTTTCCCCGATGACTGTGAATTCAAGAGAGTCAGTCAGTGCACCACTGGACGAGTGTATGTGCTGAAGTTCAAGGCTGGATCGAAGAGGCTTTTCTTCTGGATGCAG GAGCCAAAGTCTGACAAGGATGAAGAGTACTGCCGTAAAGTGAACGAATACCTCAACAACCCACCGATGCCCGGGGCTCTGGGCAGTAGCGGCAGTGGAGGCCATGAGCTCTCCGCATTGGGAG GAGAAGGTGGCCTGCAGAGCCTTTTGGGTAACATGAGCCATAATCAACTGATGCAGCTGATTGGACCAACAGGCCTGGGGGGACTGG GTGGTCTTGGTGCGCTTGCTGGACCTGGGTTGGCGAGTTTACTGGGAAGTGGAGGCCCCCCCACAAGCAGCTCATCCTCCAG TTCCCGGAGCCAGTCTGCCGCTGTCACCCCATCCTCGACCTCCTCCACAACGCGCCTCAGTTCAGCCCAGGCCCCGACACCCATCACCCCCGTGGCCACCACCACCGCCTCCCCCACCGTGACGCCCACCACCCCTGCGGCCAGCAGCACCACCGCCATCCCCCCCGCAGCGGCCACTGCCAGCAGCCCCACGCAGCCCATCCAGCTGAGTGACCTGCAGAGCATCCTGGCCACCATGAACGTCCCCCCCATGGCTGCAGGAGGACAGGGAG TGGACCTGGCCAGTGTGCTCACCCCAGAGATCATGGCTCCCATACTGGCGAATGCAGAAGTGCAGCAGCGCCTGTTGCCATACCTGCCCTCCGGAGAGTCGCTCCCGCAGACTGCGGACGAGATCCAGAACACACTGACGTCGCCGCAGTTCCAGCAG GCGATGAGCATGTTCAGCACTGCGCTTGCCTCCGGCCAGCTGGGGCCCCTCATGAACCAGTTTGGCCTGCCCACTGAGGCCGTCGATGCCGCAAATAAAGGAG ATGTGGAAGCATTTGCCAAAGCTATGGAAGGGGATGGAAAGACAGACAAGAAGGAAGGTGATGCCAAGGACAAGAAGGATGATGAAGAAGACATGAGTTTGGATTAG